One segment of Amycolatopsis alba DSM 44262 DNA contains the following:
- a CDS encoding MerR family transcriptional regulator: MDIPVIVRLNDDMKSSTLSVGEVAERFGLATHVLRHWESVGLLKPARSGDRRRYDDADLYRVSVILRAKEAGLSLDGIREMFQKPGEREAVLRRHKEELTRRIAAAQASLAIVDCALGCEHDDFTQCAHFRAAVARAG; this comes from the coding sequence ATGGACATACCGGTGATCGTCCGACTTAATGACGACATGAAGTCAAGCACCTTGAGCGTCGGCGAGGTCGCGGAGCGCTTCGGCCTGGCCACGCACGTCCTGCGCCATTGGGAATCCGTCGGCCTCCTCAAGCCGGCGCGGTCAGGCGACCGGAGGCGGTACGACGACGCTGATCTGTACCGCGTCTCGGTCATCCTGCGCGCGAAGGAGGCAGGTCTCAGCCTCGACGGCATCCGCGAGATGTTTCAGAAGCCCGGAGAACGAGAGGCGGTTCTCAGGCGCCACAAGGAAGAACTCACGCGGCGTATCGCGGCCGCGCAGGCCTCGCTCGCGATCGTCGACTGCGCTCTCGGGTGCGAGCACGACGACTTCACCCAGTGCGCGCACTTCCGCGCGGCGGTGGCGCGGGCCGGTTGA
- a CDS encoding DUF305 domain-containing protein, which produces MTSRKLVRVALAALASFAVLTGCASSDTASGGHDQADVTFAQGMIPHHEQALAMAKLVDGRTRNAKVVDLAARIRQAQDPEIRQLTGLLKGWGVAPSGEHSAHGSMSGMMTEDELAKLGQAKDAAFDRQWLEMMVKHHEGALAMARTALQQGRNAEVKALAQKVIDGQQAEIAEMRALLG; this is translated from the coding sequence ATGACCAGCAGGAAACTGGTCAGGGTGGCGCTCGCCGCCCTGGCCTCCTTCGCCGTGCTCACCGGCTGCGCGAGCTCCGACACCGCTTCCGGCGGGCACGACCAGGCCGACGTCACGTTCGCACAAGGGATGATCCCGCACCACGAACAGGCGCTCGCGATGGCGAAACTCGTCGACGGCCGCACCCGCAACGCGAAGGTCGTCGATCTCGCGGCGCGGATCCGGCAGGCACAGGATCCGGAGATCCGGCAGCTGACCGGATTGCTGAAGGGCTGGGGAGTGGCGCCGTCGGGTGAGCACTCCGCGCACGGCTCGATGTCCGGCATGATGACCGAGGACGAGCTCGCGAAACTCGGTCAAGCCAAGGATGCCGCGTTCGACAGGCAGTGGCTCGAAATGATGGTCAAGCACCACGAGGGCGCGCTCGCGATGGCGAGGACCGCGCTGCAGCAGGGCCGCAACGCCGAGGTGAAAGCCTTGGCGCAGAAGGTGATCGACGGCCAGCAGGCCGAGATCGCCGAGATGCGCGCGTTGCTCGGCTGA
- a CDS encoding DUF6153 family protein, with product MTQSSYPAALRWLLLCVVALGLVGMHHVIAGSGHGAGHETAAVAMADPCCADTPSHDDGGHSGLHLCLAVLAAAVLLIVTWLLVRIGRAVGTWTAWQGGGSASGRDPPRWRPVPERLSFLCVLRV from the coding sequence GTGACCCAGTCCTCGTACCCGGCCGCCCTGCGGTGGCTGTTGTTGTGCGTGGTGGCGCTGGGGCTGGTCGGCATGCATCACGTCATCGCCGGATCCGGCCACGGCGCGGGGCACGAGACCGCCGCTGTCGCGATGGCGGATCCGTGCTGTGCGGACACTCCTTCGCACGACGACGGCGGACACAGTGGACTGCATCTGTGTCTCGCGGTGCTCGCCGCGGCCGTGCTGCTGATCGTCACCTGGCTGCTGGTCCGAATTGGACGGGCAGTGGGGACGTGGACGGCGTGGCAGGGCGGCGGTTCGGCGTCGGGCCGTGATCCGCCGCGCTGGAGACCGGTTCCGGAGCGATTGTCCTTCCTCTGCGTGTTGCGGGTGTGA
- a CDS encoding ArsR/SmtB family transcription factor, producing the protein MHESVPDFEMPTEEQVHLAAETFRLLADPTRIKVLWALLQGESSVACLAELAGAAPTAVSQHLAKLRLAGLVKGRREGTFVYYSAANDHVRGLLAQALFHADHIDRDIPALHSTAKPHRPAAR; encoded by the coding sequence ATGCACGAGTCGGTTCCGGATTTCGAGATGCCCACCGAGGAACAGGTCCACCTGGCCGCGGAGACGTTCCGGCTGCTCGCGGATCCGACCCGGATCAAGGTCCTCTGGGCGCTCCTGCAGGGCGAGTCCTCGGTCGCCTGCCTCGCGGAACTGGCGGGCGCGGCGCCGACGGCGGTCAGTCAGCACCTCGCGAAACTGCGGCTCGCGGGACTGGTCAAGGGCCGTCGCGAAGGGACTTTCGTCTACTACTCGGCGGCCAACGACCACGTCCGCGGCCTGCTCGCGCAGGCGTTGTTCCACGCCGACCACATCGATCGCGACATCCCCGCACTGCATTCGACGGCGAAGCCCCATCGACCGGCGGCGCGCTGA
- a CDS encoding cation diffusion facilitator family transporter, which produces MTGHGHSHGHQPRKSRLRHLLTPHSHDSADRVDTALETSKRGVRTLIWSFAALFVTAVAQLALVLVTGSVALLGDTIHNFADALTAVPLGIAFLLGRRAATRRYTYGLGRAEDLAGVLVVLLIAASAFLAGYESVERLLDPRPVRHLWVVAAAGVIGFAGNELVARYRITVGREIGSAALVADGLHARTDGFTSLAVVLGAGGVALGFPLADPIIGLAITVAILFVLRDAAKEVFRRLMDAVDPADVDRAERAAAEVPGVLGTRDLRMRWIGHSLRAELAVSVESGLTVTEAHHLAHRVERRLREVLPRLAEAVVHTEPAHAHEIVTG; this is translated from the coding sequence ATGACCGGGCACGGACACAGTCATGGCCACCAGCCGAGGAAGAGCCGCCTCCGCCACCTTCTGACGCCGCACAGCCACGACAGCGCCGACCGCGTCGACACCGCGCTGGAGACCAGCAAACGCGGCGTCCGGACGCTGATCTGGTCGTTCGCCGCACTGTTCGTCACCGCCGTCGCCCAGCTCGCGCTCGTGCTGGTCACCGGTTCGGTGGCCTTGCTCGGCGACACGATCCACAACTTCGCGGACGCGCTGACCGCGGTCCCGCTCGGCATCGCTTTCCTGCTCGGCCGTCGCGCCGCCACCCGCCGCTACACCTACGGGCTCGGGCGCGCCGAGGACCTCGCCGGAGTGCTCGTCGTGCTGCTCATCGCCGCCTCGGCCTTCCTCGCCGGGTACGAGTCGGTCGAGCGGCTCCTCGATCCGCGTCCGGTCCGGCATCTGTGGGTGGTCGCGGCGGCGGGTGTCATCGGCTTCGCTGGCAACGAACTCGTGGCCAGGTACCGGATCACCGTCGGCCGCGAGATCGGGTCCGCCGCGCTGGTGGCGGACGGGTTGCACGCGCGCACGGACGGCTTCACGTCGCTCGCCGTCGTGCTCGGCGCTGGCGGCGTCGCGCTCGGCTTCCCCCTCGCCGACCCGATCATCGGCCTCGCCATCACGGTCGCGATCCTGTTCGTCCTGCGCGACGCCGCCAAGGAGGTCTTCCGCCGCCTGATGGACGCCGTCGACCCGGCCGACGTCGATCGCGCCGAACGCGCGGCCGCCGAGGTCCCCGGCGTGCTCGGCACACGCGACCTGCGGATGCGCTGGATCGGCCACAGCCTGCGCGCGGAACTCGCCGTGTCGGTCGAGTCCGGGCTGACCGTCACCGAGGCGCATCACCTCGCCCATCGTGTCGAGCGGCGGCTGCGCGAGGTCCTGCCGCGGCTCGCGGAAGCGGTCGTGCACACCGAACCGGCGCACGCTCATGAGATCGTCACCGGATGA
- a CDS encoding winged helix DNA-binding domain-containing protein produces the protein MTLSDNDVRAVRARAQLLGAPAADVLSVARSIAAIQAQSSPAARLAIRARSRGLTAPDVDASRAVTRTWLMRKTLHLVPTADLRWLNRLFGPRNAQAGQGRRRQLDLTDELCERALNHLQGLLPGKALTRHEIVDGLAAEGIALDAKSQAPAHLLAYAANRGLLCRGQDDGTEPTYVLLDEWVTEDHTPDEPQTELARRYLTAYGIATTEDFGAWSGFPLGLCRKAFDALDLVQTEGGFALSETDLAAPPCPPRLLGAFDTYLLGYRDRDLLLDPAEVKRVNSGGGMIAPTVLVDGRIAGTWHTKRTAKQTKVVVEPFAALSRSAITGLKSEVDDYGRFLGEAAVLVI, from the coding sequence ATGACGCTGTCCGACAACGACGTCCGCGCAGTCCGCGCCCGCGCGCAACTGCTCGGCGCCCCGGCCGCGGACGTGCTCTCCGTGGCTCGGTCCATCGCCGCGATCCAGGCTCAGTCGAGTCCCGCCGCCAGGCTCGCGATCCGGGCCCGCAGCCGGGGACTGACCGCGCCAGACGTCGACGCGTCCCGCGCGGTGACACGCACCTGGCTGATGCGCAAGACGCTCCACCTGGTGCCGACGGCGGATCTCCGCTGGCTGAACCGGCTGTTCGGGCCGCGCAATGCCCAGGCGGGGCAGGGACGCCGCAGGCAGCTCGACCTCACCGACGAACTCTGCGAGCGCGCGCTGAACCACCTCCAGGGCCTCTTGCCGGGCAAGGCGCTCACCCGGCACGAGATCGTCGACGGCTTGGCCGCCGAAGGCATCGCGCTCGACGCGAAGTCCCAGGCGCCGGCCCATCTTTTGGCGTACGCGGCCAACCGCGGCCTGCTCTGCCGAGGCCAGGACGACGGAACGGAGCCGACGTACGTCCTCCTCGACGAGTGGGTCACCGAAGACCACACGCCGGACGAACCGCAGACCGAGCTCGCCCGTCGCTACCTGACCGCGTACGGCATCGCGACGACCGAAGACTTCGGAGCCTGGTCCGGGTTCCCGCTCGGACTGTGCCGCAAGGCTTTCGACGCGTTGGACCTCGTGCAGACCGAAGGCGGCTTCGCGCTCTCGGAGACCGATCTGGCCGCTCCCCCGTGTCCGCCGCGGCTACTCGGCGCCTTCGACACCTATCTGCTGGGCTACCGCGACCGCGATCTGCTCCTGGATCCGGCCGAGGTGAAACGCGTCAACTCCGGCGGCGGGATGATCGCGCCCACCGTGCTGGTCGACGGCAGGATCGCCGGAACGTGGCACACGAAGCGAACCGCGAAGCAGACGAAGGTCGTCGTCGAGCCCTTCGCCGCGCTTTCGCGGTCCGCCATCACCGGGCTGAAGTCCGAAGTGGACGATTACGGCCGCTTCCTCGGGGAAGCGGCCGTCCTCGTCATTTGA
- a CDS encoding epoxide hydrolase family protein, whose product MENTEIRPFRLDVPQEQLDDLHAKLDSARWPAPLPGDGWDTGVPVGWLRGLAEYWRDGYDWRAAEREINRFPQFTTEIDGQNIHFLHVRSPEADATPLILTHGWPGSVVEFLDVIGPLTDPKAHGGDSADAFHLVIPSLPGFGFSGPVSESGWTMPRIGRAWAELMRRLGYERYGVQGGDLGASVSPEVARSAPDKVIGVHVNGGLTPMPPMSLPEEELASLTDLERDRIQRIGAFMREEFGYIAIQSTRPQTLGYGLVDSPVAQLAWIMDKFREWTHPRPTLPEEIIGRDRLLTNVMFTWLTGTAASSAYVGYAQAATWGAVEKNSGVPTAALIFAHDVGIRRYSEEAHTIVRWTDVDRGGHFAAMEEPEILVADVREFFRSLK is encoded by the coding sequence ATGGAAAACACCGAGATCCGCCCCTTCCGCCTCGACGTCCCCCAGGAGCAGCTGGACGACTTGCACGCGAAGCTCGACAGCGCGCGCTGGCCGGCTCCGCTTCCCGGAGACGGCTGGGACACCGGAGTGCCGGTGGGATGGCTGCGCGGACTCGCCGAATACTGGCGCGACGGCTACGACTGGCGTGCGGCCGAACGCGAGATCAACCGTTTCCCGCAGTTCACCACCGAGATCGACGGGCAGAACATCCATTTCCTGCACGTCCGCTCGCCCGAAGCCGACGCGACGCCGCTGATCCTCACGCACGGCTGGCCGGGTTCGGTGGTGGAGTTCCTGGACGTCATCGGTCCGCTCACCGACCCGAAGGCGCACGGTGGCGATTCCGCGGACGCGTTCCACCTCGTGATCCCGTCGCTGCCCGGCTTCGGTTTCTCGGGTCCCGTCTCGGAATCCGGCTGGACCATGCCGAGGATCGGCCGCGCCTGGGCGGAACTGATGCGACGGCTCGGCTACGAGCGCTACGGCGTCCAGGGCGGCGACCTCGGCGCTTCCGTGTCGCCGGAGGTGGCCCGGTCCGCGCCGGACAAGGTGATCGGCGTGCACGTCAACGGCGGCCTGACGCCGATGCCCCCGATGTCGCTGCCGGAGGAGGAACTCGCGTCGCTCACCGACCTCGAACGCGATCGGATCCAGCGGATCGGCGCTTTCATGCGGGAGGAGTTCGGGTACATCGCGATCCAGTCGACGCGGCCGCAGACCCTCGGTTACGGGCTCGTGGACTCCCCGGTCGCGCAGCTGGCCTGGATCATGGACAAGTTCCGCGAGTGGACGCATCCGCGCCCGACACTGCCCGAGGAGATCATCGGCAGGGACCGGTTGCTGACCAACGTCATGTTCACCTGGCTCACCGGTACGGCGGCTTCGTCCGCGTACGTCGGCTACGCGCAGGCGGCAACCTGGGGAGCGGTGGAGAAGAACTCCGGAGTGCCGACAGCGGCGCTGATCTTCGCGCACGACGTCGGGATCCGGCGGTACTCGGAGGAAGCGCACACGATCGTGCGGTGGACCGACGTCGATCGCGGTGGTCACTTCGCGGCGATGGAAGAGCCCGAGATCCTCGTCGCGGACGTGCGGGAGTTCTTCCGGTCCCTCAAATGA
- a CDS encoding NUDIX hydrolase, translating into MTDKYLAYGRLIRDGKILFIRRRPGSFLGGHWELPGGTVEPGEEPAETVVREFAEETGLTVRVTGERGNRSWDDVEGRPMRIHATVYALTEKEPGEVVLDPEEHDAFTWYTKEEAAGLALADHFREAL; encoded by the coding sequence GTGACGGACAAGTACTTGGCCTACGGCAGGCTCATCCGCGACGGGAAGATCCTGTTCATCCGGCGACGGCCGGGGTCCTTCCTCGGCGGCCACTGGGAACTGCCGGGCGGGACCGTCGAACCGGGTGAAGAGCCCGCCGAGACCGTGGTCCGCGAGTTCGCCGAGGAGACCGGGCTGACCGTCCGCGTCACCGGCGAACGCGGCAATCGCAGCTGGGACGACGTCGAGGGCAGGCCGATGCGGATCCACGCCACGGTGTACGCGCTCACCGAGAAGGAACCAGGCGAAGTCGTGCTCGATCCCGAGGAACACGACGCCTTCACCTGGTACACGAAGGAAGAGGCCGCGGGACTCGCGCTGGCCGATCACTTCCGCGAAGCACTCTGA
- a CDS encoding MFS transporter, with protein sequence MESTKRLALAQLISSVGDGAYYVSSALYFTLIVGLSPAQVGLGLTVGWAVGSVAGVALGHLADRRGPKGTALLLGLGTAASVTAFLFVGSVFAFVIAACVYACFQCGLGAARQALLAGLVDPAGRTTFRARLQAMSNAGIAIGAALGGIALALGTREAFLTVFVIDALTFVAAVVVLRKVPSVAPVPVRTGEPSVAVLRDRPYALLALLNMIMLLYMPLFSLVLPLWISTRTAAPGWLVSAMLVLNTASVVVFQVRVARGVTGLRSASRYARYAGLLLFFSCLIFSFSAMSSSAWTAALVLLAGAALQVVGEMAQAAGSWEIGFGLAPEGKQGQYQGLFGAGTAVARMLGPVLLTGLILVGGAAGWVVLGGLFLLAGALTAPAVRWAERTRSPRRPGIRVLRGSDRPARVPRPLPSCTR encoded by the coding sequence ATGGAGTCCACGAAGAGACTGGCCTTGGCCCAGCTGATCAGCTCCGTCGGCGACGGCGCCTACTACGTCAGCTCGGCTCTGTACTTCACGCTGATCGTCGGGCTTTCGCCGGCGCAGGTCGGCCTCGGTCTCACCGTGGGCTGGGCGGTCGGCTCGGTGGCCGGAGTCGCGCTGGGGCATCTGGCGGACCGTCGCGGGCCGAAGGGAACGGCCCTCCTCCTGGGGCTCGGCACGGCCGCGTCGGTCACGGCGTTCCTCTTCGTCGGCTCGGTCTTCGCGTTCGTGATCGCGGCCTGCGTCTACGCCTGCTTCCAATGCGGTCTCGGCGCGGCGAGGCAGGCGTTGCTCGCCGGTCTGGTCGATCCCGCCGGGCGCACGACGTTCCGGGCCCGGTTGCAGGCGATGTCCAACGCGGGGATCGCGATCGGCGCGGCACTCGGCGGGATCGCACTGGCACTCGGGACGCGAGAAGCCTTCCTGACCGTCTTCGTCATCGACGCGCTGACCTTCGTCGCCGCGGTTGTCGTCCTCCGCAAGGTGCCCTCGGTGGCGCCGGTGCCGGTGAGGACCGGCGAGCCGTCCGTGGCCGTGCTCCGCGACCGCCCGTACGCGCTGCTGGCGCTGCTCAACATGATCATGTTGCTGTACATGCCGCTGTTCAGCCTGGTCCTGCCGCTGTGGATCTCGACGAGGACCGCGGCTCCCGGCTGGCTGGTTTCGGCGATGCTGGTGCTCAACACGGCGAGCGTGGTGGTCTTCCAGGTGCGGGTGGCGCGCGGCGTGACCGGTCTGCGCAGCGCCTCGCGCTACGCCCGGTACGCGGGCTTGCTGCTCTTCTTCTCGTGCCTGATCTTTTCGTTCTCCGCCATGAGCAGTTCCGCGTGGACGGCGGCGCTGGTCCTGCTCGCGGGGGCCGCGTTGCAGGTGGTGGGGGAGATGGCGCAGGCGGCGGGCTCGTGGGAGATCGGTTTCGGGCTCGCTCCCGAGGGCAAACAGGGCCAGTACCAAGGACTGTTCGGTGCCGGGACGGCCGTCGCCCGCATGCTCGGCCCGGTACTGCTGACCGGTCTGATCCTGGTGGGCGGAGCGGCGGGCTGGGTCGTGCTGGGCGGGCTGTTCCTGCTGGCGGGCGCGCTCACCGCGCCCGCGGTTCGCTGGGCGGAGCGGACCAGGTCACCGCGACGTCCCGGAATCAGAGTGCTTCGCGGAAGTGATCGGCCAGCGCGAGTCCCGCGGCCTCTTCCTTCGTGTACCAGGTGA
- a CDS encoding PLP-dependent aminotransferase family protein, with the protein MPFHISLDGHTDLAARIYRQLREGILDGRLRSGERLPPTRELARELAVSRNTVAVAYERLTAEGFLESHVGRGTFVSADPVARSERAAPSGIGVRPIARWRSLPVPLGGDRSAPGFDFRVGVPDPALFPLRTWRRLVSQALRPSLLPPSGYADPAGLEALRVAIARHIGAARSVRAGGEDVLVTQGAQQALDLIGRVLIEPGTRVAVENPGYPPAERLFTALGARIVKVPVDAEGLDVTALVKGTRLIYTTPSHQFPLGTPMSLARRTALLAWAERNDAVIVEDDYDSEFRFSDRPLEPLQSLDRDGRVLYVGSFSKTLLPLLRLGFLVAPASLRPALRQAKQLMDWHGDLVTQAALASFIDEGLLARHVRKATREYSVRRDRIVAFVRDELRDVLEVVPSSAGLHLCALMDPHATVSVDSVVPAAARVGVAVESLSTYGGTRDGLVLGYGLIGSDRIGEGLSRLGECFSAAARS; encoded by the coding sequence GTGCCGTTCCACATCAGCCTCGACGGTCACACCGACCTGGCCGCGCGGATCTACCGCCAGCTCCGCGAAGGCATCCTCGACGGGCGCCTGCGCTCCGGCGAGCGCTTGCCGCCGACCAGGGAGCTGGCCCGCGAGCTCGCCGTCTCGCGCAACACCGTCGCGGTCGCCTACGAACGGCTCACCGCGGAGGGCTTCCTCGAAAGCCACGTCGGACGCGGGACGTTCGTCAGCGCCGATCCCGTGGCGAGGTCCGAGCGGGCCGCGCCATCGGGCATCGGGGTGCGGCCGATCGCCCGCTGGCGTTCGCTTCCGGTCCCGCTCGGCGGCGACCGGTCCGCCCCCGGATTCGACTTCCGGGTCGGCGTCCCGGACCCGGCCCTGTTCCCGCTGCGGACCTGGCGACGGCTGGTCAGCCAGGCACTGCGGCCCTCGTTGCTGCCGCCGTCGGGTTACGCCGACCCGGCCGGGCTCGAGGCGCTGCGGGTGGCGATCGCCCGGCACATCGGGGCTGCCCGGTCGGTGCGGGCCGGCGGCGAGGACGTCCTGGTCACCCAGGGGGCGCAACAGGCTCTCGACCTGATCGGCCGGGTCCTGATCGAACCCGGCACGCGCGTCGCCGTCGAGAACCCCGGCTATCCCCCGGCCGAGCGCCTGTTCACCGCACTCGGCGCCCGGATCGTGAAGGTGCCGGTGGACGCCGAAGGCCTTGACGTCACCGCACTCGTCAAGGGCACCCGCCTGATCTACACGACGCCGTCGCACCAGTTCCCGCTCGGCACGCCGATGTCACTCGCCAGGAGGACGGCGCTGCTGGCGTGGGCGGAGCGGAACGACGCGGTGATCGTCGAGGACGACTACGACAGCGAGTTCCGGTTCTCGGACCGGCCGCTCGAACCGCTCCAAAGCCTGGACCGCGACGGCAGGGTGCTCTACGTCGGGTCATTCTCGAAAACCCTGCTTCCGTTGCTGCGGCTGGGTTTCCTTGTCGCACCCGCATCGCTTCGCCCGGCGTTGCGGCAAGCGAAGCAGCTGATGGACTGGCACGGTGACCTCGTCACCCAGGCGGCGTTGGCGAGCTTCATCGACGAGGGGCTGCTCGCCCGCCACGTCCGCAAGGCCACCCGTGAGTACTCGGTGCGGCGGGACCGGATCGTGGCCTTCGTGCGCGACGAACTGCGGGACGTGCTGGAAGTCGTCCCCTCGAGTGCCGGTCTTCATCTGTGCGCGCTGATGGATCCACATGCGACGGTCTCTGTGGACAGTGTGGTCCCTGCGGCGGCGCGGGTCGGTGTGGCCGTCGAAAGCCTTTCCACGTATGGGGGAACACGCGACGGGCTGGTGCTCGGGTACGGGCTGATCGGTTCCGACCGGATCGGCGAAGGGCTCTCACGGCTCGGGGAGTGCTTTTCGGCCGCCGCGAGGTCATGA
- a CDS encoding single-stranded DNA-binding protein produces the protein MAGETVLTVVGNLTTDPELRFTPSGAAVANFTVASTPRVLDRASGEWRDGEPLFLRCSLWKQAAENLTESLTRGTRVIVQGRLKQRSFETKEGEKRTVVELDVDEIGPSLRYATAKVNKAGRSSGGAPSDGAWERTPVTAGSPEPPF, from the coding sequence ATGGCCGGAGAAACGGTGCTCACGGTGGTCGGCAACCTGACGACAGACCCGGAACTGAGGTTCACCCCGTCGGGAGCGGCGGTCGCGAACTTCACCGTCGCGTCGACGCCACGCGTGCTGGACCGCGCGAGCGGGGAATGGCGCGACGGCGAACCGTTGTTCCTGCGCTGCTCATTGTGGAAGCAGGCCGCGGAGAACCTGACCGAATCACTCACCAGGGGGACCAGGGTGATCGTGCAGGGCAGGCTGAAACAACGATCGTTCGAGACCAAGGAAGGCGAGAAAAGGACGGTGGTGGAACTCGACGTCGACGAGATCGGCCCGTCGCTGCGCTACGCCACGGCGAAGGTGAACAAGGCGGGCCGGAGTTCGGGTGGCGCCCCGTCCGACGGCGCGTGGGAACGAACGCCGGTGACGGCGGGAAGCCCAGAGCCGCCTTTCTGA
- a CDS encoding polyprenyl synthetase family protein, whose protein sequence is MLEIVNTTTIVTELGLDPADERHTEFSAALRTGLSLVEERLQEVLRSPGYPDLTEAATHLVRAGGKRLRPLMALAAAAFGDGRDDAISAAVLVELVHVATLYHDDVMDEAPMRHGVTSANSLWGNKKAVLIGDYVLACAARVGAGLGDYALRSQAKTFGRLVRGQFLETTGPFEDCGRHAPYEHHIQVMADKSASLIAMAGRLGAQVSGADERTIETLGQYGELIGVAFQISDDVLDISASTADLGKSAGTDLREGIVTLPMLHALDDDGPDAARLREIIGHGPVSDPALRREALGLLRDSAGVVRALAEAHGYAAKARDLALSLPDRPARALLIGLSAFVVDRGE, encoded by the coding sequence ATGCTGGAGATCGTGAACACGACCACGATCGTCACCGAACTCGGGCTGGACCCGGCCGACGAGCGGCATACGGAGTTCTCCGCCGCCCTCCGCACCGGGCTGTCCCTTGTCGAGGAAAGACTTCAGGAGGTGTTGCGCAGCCCCGGATATCCGGATCTCACCGAAGCCGCCACCCACCTCGTCCGCGCGGGCGGGAAACGGCTCCGGCCGTTGATGGCGCTGGCCGCGGCGGCGTTCGGCGACGGACGGGACGACGCGATTTCGGCAGCCGTGCTCGTCGAGCTCGTCCACGTCGCGACGCTCTACCACGACGACGTCATGGACGAGGCGCCGATGCGGCATGGAGTGACGAGCGCGAACTCCTTGTGGGGCAACAAGAAGGCCGTCTTGATCGGAGACTACGTGCTCGCCTGCGCGGCGCGGGTCGGCGCCGGGCTCGGTGACTACGCGTTGCGCTCGCAGGCGAAGACGTTCGGCAGGCTCGTCCGTGGGCAGTTCCTGGAAACGACAGGGCCGTTCGAAGACTGCGGACGGCACGCGCCCTACGAGCACCACATCCAGGTGATGGCCGACAAGTCCGCGTCGCTGATCGCGATGGCGGGGCGGCTCGGCGCGCAGGTGTCGGGGGCGGATGAGCGGACCATCGAAACGTTGGGCCAGTACGGCGAGCTGATCGGTGTCGCGTTCCAGATCTCCGACGACGTCCTGGACATCTCCGCGTCCACGGCCGATCTCGGCAAGTCCGCGGGCACGGACCTCCGCGAAGGGATCGTCACCCTGCCGATGCTCCACGCGCTCGACGACGACGGACCCGATGCCGCTCGCTTGCGCGAGATCATCGGCCACGGACCGGTCTCCGATCCGGCGCTCCGTCGTGAGGCGCTCGGGCTCCTGCGTGACTCCGCCGGTGTCGTCCGCGCCCTCGCCGAAGCCCACGGATACGCGGCCAAGGCCCGCGACCTCGCGCTCAGCCTTCCCGACCGTCCGGCCAGGGCGCTGCTCATCGGTCTTTCGGCGTTCGTGGTCGACCGCGGCGAATAG
- a CDS encoding cupin domain-containing protein, which translates to MATETLENVEGRDIGSGVSIIRERTDVDGSGPKLHRHPYRETFVIIRGRARFTVGDAEHEGGAGDVLVVPADTAHKFAVIGPEIYEAVHIHESDRFITEWLE; encoded by the coding sequence ATGGCCACCGAAACCCTGGAAAACGTCGAAGGCCGCGACATCGGGTCCGGAGTCTCGATCATCCGAGAGCGGACCGACGTCGACGGTTCCGGACCGAAGCTGCACCGGCATCCGTACCGCGAGACGTTCGTCATCATCCGCGGCCGGGCCAGGTTCACCGTCGGGGACGCCGAACACGAAGGCGGGGCGGGCGACGTCCTGGTCGTGCCCGCGGACACCGCGCACAAGTTCGCCGTGATCGGCCCGGAGATCTACGAGGCCGTCCACATCCACGAGAGCGACCGTTTCATCACCGAGTGGCTCGAATGA
- a CDS encoding TetR/AcrR family transcriptional regulator: protein MTDVAGRSGDETRQVDRFDQRRAQLAMSALVTLSDLGYARTSLREIAQNSEFSHGVLHYYFRNKAELITYCVKQYKTECVTRYDRIVETAETAEELKLAFGAATAATLRENARLHRLWYDLRNQSLFEKMFQADVLAIDETLELMIWRVVARYAELLGKPLDLAPSTTYALFDGLFQQGLLKHLAGREDAARCLQESVGQVLARLFTT from the coding sequence GTGACCGACGTGGCGGGCCGAAGCGGTGACGAAACCCGCCAGGTGGACAGATTCGATCAGCGACGTGCGCAGCTGGCGATGTCGGCGCTGGTCACGTTGTCCGATCTGGGCTATGCCCGCACGAGCCTGCGGGAGATCGCGCAGAACTCCGAGTTCTCCCACGGAGTACTGCACTACTACTTCCGGAACAAGGCCGAGCTGATCACCTACTGTGTGAAGCAGTACAAGACCGAATGCGTCACCCGGTACGACCGGATAGTCGAGACCGCGGAAACGGCCGAAGAACTGAAGCTGGCCTTCGGCGCCGCGACGGCGGCCACGCTGCGCGAGAACGCCCGGCTGCATCGGCTCTGGTACGACCTGCGCAACCAGAGCCTGTTCGAGAAGATGTTCCAGGCCGACGTGCTCGCCATCGACGAAACCCTCGAACTGATGATCTGGCGGGTCGTCGCGCGGTACGCGGAACTGCTGGGCAAGCCGCTGGATCTCGCGCCGTCGACGACGTACGCGCTGTTCGACGGCCTGTTCCAGCAAGGCCTGCTGAAACACCTCGCCGGCCGGGAAGACGCGGCAAGGTGCCTTCAGGAGTCGGTCGGGCAGGTTCTGGCGCGGCTGTTCACCACTTGA